The Rhodocytophaga rosea genome has a segment encoding these proteins:
- a CDS encoding TonB-dependent siderophore receptor, with protein sequence MVKSLLSSIALFVLLPGLILAQTGSIQGTVKTSDGQPAEFVNIVIKGTGKGVTANKNGSYQLKNISPGSYTIIASFIGLEKQEQATQVTAGGITTLDFVLKESAQVLQEVVVSANANRYQESIPSQSLRLNAPILEIPQNIQLVTRSVLNDQQVISMSDGLVRNVSGAVRMEHWGDLYTNISSRGSQIQAFRNGFNVVNSYWGPLTEDMSFVDHIEFVKGPAGFMLANGDPSGLYNVVTKKPTGQTKGEASLTLGSFDLYRSALDLDGKLTQDGKLLYRLNLSAQNKKSHRPYEYNNRYVVAPVLSYQITDKTKLTFEYTYQHANMSNVGSYYVFAADGFGTLPHNFTTLSPGLPATNIHDHSFFANVEHYLSNTWKVTAQLARFNYTQQGSSMWPTVVNPDGTMIRGVNSWDAKSNMTMGQVFLNGEVTTGPVRHRILTGLDMANKEYFADWGQSHALDTVGAEFNIYAPTYGTPVNGFPRFDHSSPIEERATVAGGTMDQRYSALYLQDELGFLDNKVRLTLAGRYTNVRQSEYGGPLKSAERFTPRVGLSVSLNKQTSAYALYDQAFIPQNGRLSSGGTVKPITGNNLEVGIKRDWAEGKWNSTIAIYRILKNNELTADPNSPPASGLSMVLGEKRAQGVEFDLRGRLTKELSLIANYAYTDSRVTKVAEGITAMKEGDIVPGYAKHTTNAWLNYRVSKGVLKGAGVSAGFTYLAGRETYWEVSPDPTQVLPDYFKLDGGLFWENDHIRITANVFNILDKYLYSGSYYSWLAAYNWQTEPGRNFRMTVAYKF encoded by the coding sequence ATGGTCAAATCGTTACTTAGTTCTATAGCCCTGTTTGTGTTATTACCTGGGCTCATATTGGCTCAAACAGGTTCCATCCAGGGAACTGTAAAAACCTCAGATGGACAACCGGCAGAATTTGTAAATATTGTAATTAAGGGCACTGGCAAAGGTGTTACAGCTAATAAAAATGGTTCTTATCAGCTAAAAAATATATCTCCTGGCAGCTATACTATCATTGCCTCCTTTATTGGGCTGGAAAAGCAGGAACAAGCCACGCAGGTAACGGCCGGAGGTATTACTACCCTGGATTTTGTATTAAAAGAAAGCGCCCAGGTGTTGCAGGAAGTAGTAGTTTCTGCCAATGCCAACCGATACCAGGAAAGCATACCTTCCCAGAGCCTTCGGCTTAATGCGCCTATTCTTGAAATTCCCCAGAATATACAGCTCGTAACCAGAAGTGTATTGAACGACCAGCAGGTGATTAGTATGAGCGATGGGCTGGTACGTAATGTAAGCGGAGCCGTACGAATGGAACACTGGGGGGATTTATACACAAATATTTCATCCAGAGGTTCGCAGATACAGGCATTCCGGAACGGATTTAATGTGGTAAATTCCTATTGGGGGCCGCTTACAGAGGATATGAGTTTTGTGGATCATATAGAATTTGTGAAAGGTCCGGCCGGATTTATGCTTGCCAACGGAGATCCCAGTGGCTTGTATAATGTAGTTACCAAAAAACCTACTGGCCAGACAAAAGGGGAAGCTTCGCTTACGCTAGGAAGCTTTGACCTGTACCGTTCTGCCCTGGACCTGGATGGGAAACTTACCCAGGACGGCAAATTACTTTATCGTCTGAACCTTTCTGCCCAGAACAAAAAATCACACCGGCCTTATGAATATAACAACCGGTATGTAGTGGCACCAGTATTATCCTATCAGATTACAGATAAAACCAAACTTACTTTCGAGTATACCTATCAGCATGCCAATATGAGCAATGTGGGTTCCTACTATGTGTTTGCCGCCGATGGTTTTGGCACATTACCCCATAATTTCACAACCCTTTCTCCCGGTCTGCCTGCCACCAATATTCATGACCATAGCTTTTTTGCCAATGTAGAGCATTATCTCAGCAATACCTGGAAGGTTACCGCACAACTGGCCCGTTTTAACTACACTCAACAGGGATCTTCTATGTGGCCAACAGTAGTAAACCCGGATGGAACCATGATCAGGGGGGTGAACAGCTGGGATGCAAAAAGCAATATGACCATGGGACAGGTATTTTTGAATGGAGAAGTAACAACAGGTCCTGTACGTCACCGAATATTAACCGGTTTAGACATGGCCAATAAAGAGTATTTTGCTGACTGGGGCCAATCCCATGCCCTAGACACTGTAGGGGCAGAGTTTAATATATATGCACCTACCTATGGTACGCCGGTAAATGGCTTTCCCAGGTTTGATCATTCTTCACCAATTGAAGAAAGAGCTACTGTTGCTGGTGGAACCATGGATCAACGGTATAGCGCCTTGTATCTGCAGGATGAACTTGGCTTTCTGGATAACAAAGTGAGACTTACCCTGGCAGGCCGTTATACCAATGTAAGGCAGTCGGAATATGGAGGGCCTCTAAAAAGTGCCGAGCGTTTTACCCCACGGGTAGGATTGAGTGTATCCCTGAACAAACAAACTTCAGCCTATGCTTTATACGACCAGGCTTTTATTCCACAGAATGGCAGACTTTCCAGTGGAGGAACTGTAAAACCCATTACCGGAAATAACTTGGAAGTAGGGATTAAACGGGATTGGGCAGAAGGCAAATGGAATAGTACAATTGCTATTTACCGTATTCTGAAAAACAATGAACTCACCGCTGATCCGAATAGTCCTCCTGCATCAGGATTAAGTATGGTACTGGGCGAAAAACGCGCACAAGGAGTAGAGTTCGACCTGAGAGGAAGACTTACAAAAGAACTAAGCCTGATTGCCAATTATGCGTATACAGATTCCAGAGTAACAAAAGTAGCTGAAGGGATTACTGCTATGAAAGAAGGCGATATTGTACCCGGATATGCCAAACATACCACCAATGCCTGGCTGAATTACAGAGTATCCAAAGGTGTATTGAAAGGGGCAGGAGTATCGGCAGGATTTACTTATCTGGCTGGCCGGGAAACATATTGGGAAGTATCTCCAGATCCTACTCAGGTGCTTCCGGATTATTTTAAACTGGATGGTGGTTTATTCTGGGAAAACGATCATATCAGAATTACAGCGAATGTATTTAATATTCTGGATAAATATTTATACAGCGGCTCTTATTATTCATGGCTTGCAGCCTATAACTGGCAAACAGAACCAGGCCGTAATTTCCGGATGACCGTTGCTTACAAGTTCTGA